The genomic stretch TGGAATCTTAACCAGCAAAGTGATATTCGCGCTCGTATTTGCGCTGCCAGTTCCTCCGCTTCCCCCTCCATTGCCGTTTTCACCCAGTAGGTCGCTCCTATCCTCCGGCGGCAGAAACAATATGTAAAGAATAATCAATAAAGCTATTACCGCTATCAATGTGGCAGCTTGCCCTGCTGTTTCCTGAGCTCTTTTTTTAAACATTGCAGTTCATTTAAACAAATAAATAAATTTATATATAAACTTTATTGTTTTTAGGCCATGAAGCTGATTTATTCCAATATGAGGAAGGGGGAAGTGAAAATAAGGGTCGAAAGCTTAGATGACCTGTGGTATTTAAGCAATCTGATTGACGAGGGAGATTTAGTTAAAGGAAGGACTCTCAGAAAGATCAAAATCGGCGAGGAAGGCGCAAGAAAGCAGGCCGTCATTAAAAAACCCGTTTTTATCGCAATAAAGGTTGAAAAAGCTGAATTCAGCAAAACATCAGATGTTTTAAGGGTTCTGGGTACAATTGTCGAAGGCCCTGAAGACATCCCAAGAGGAGAGCATCATTCTTTTAACGTCGAGATCGGCTCGATTATAGAACTCGTAAAAGAAAAATGGCTGCGATACCAGCTGGATAAATTAAAGGAAGCATGCTCAGAGGAAGCATCCCGCATTTTGATATGCATTCTGGACAGAGAGTCTGCATTGTTTGCTTTGTCAAAAAAACAGGGTTATGATTTGTTGGGCAAAATGAAAGGTGAGGTTGAGAAAAAAGCAGTAAAGGAGAGAATAAAAGCAGAGTTCTATCTCGATGTGATAAAAACAATGCAGGAATATATTAAAAGATACAAAATAGACAGCCTAATCCTTGCAAGCCCGTCATTCTGGAAAGAAGATCTGGTTAAGCAGATTAAAGATGATGAATTGAAGAAAAAGATAGTTCTTGCAACATGCTCTTCTGAAGGCGAAGAAGCCATCAATGAAGTGCTGAAAAGAAAAGAAGTTCAGACAGTTTTAAAAAAAGACAGGATTGCAAAGGAAATGAACCTTGTCGAAGAATTGCTGGTTAATATTGCCAAAAATGCCCTTGCCGCCTATGGTATACAGGAAGTCGAGAATGCGGCAAATATGGGTGCAGTTAAGATTTTGATAGTTGCAGATTCTTTGATCAGGAGCTCAAGGGAAGAAAAGACTTATGACAGGCTGGACACAATAATGAAAACCGTTGACAGTGCAAAGGGAGAAGTGCACATCATAAGCTCGGATCATGACGGCGGAAAAAGATTAAACGGCCTGGGCGGGATTGGAGCGGTGTTAAGATATAGAATAAGTTAAATATGCTGTGGAGTGCCATTAATGAATAAAAAATACTGGTTCGATACCTGCATTTGGAGAGATTTCTATGAAGACAGATTTAGTAAAGCTGGAAACCCTCTCGGAAAATATGCCAGCGATGCATTCATGGCGGTTTTAAAAAATAAAGACAATATATTGTTTTCAGAATCATTAGTTCAAGAATTAAAGAAAGATTATGATGAAAAGGACATTAATGATATGCTCAACCTATTGTTCCTCGCCAAAGTTTTAACTAGGGTAGATATTGCAAAAGAAGAGTATCTCGAAGCAAAGAAATTAGCAGAGGAGAGAAAAATTCCTTTTGTTGACTGCCTTAATGCTGTGCAGGCGAGAAATAATAAAGCAACAATGGTATCCCAAGATGAGCATTTTACTAGGAATCTTTCTGATATCGTAAAAGTGATGAAACCGCAGTCTCTTAGCTAAATCTCTTGCCTAATTCTGCCAACAATTCCTTGCTTACTGCTTCTTTTGTCATTCTGTTTTCTTCGTGCGTAGTCTTTTTCCTGGCTTTGCCCCTGTATTTTAGAAACTCTTTAACCAGCTCTTCTTTGCCAAGTTCTGCCACTTTATCCCTTACTGCTTCCCTTATAAACTCTGTTCTGGAGTTGAAGTTATGTTCGGATATGGTTTCGTCTATCTTTTTTAGTACATCCTCTTGGAATTTTACAGTTACGGCTTCCATTGTATGCCAAAGTAATACATTGTAATATTTAAAGATTTCTGTTTTTTTCCACTTTTTTACTTTTTCGAATGATTTAAATATATAGTTTCAATATTCTGTTTCATGAGCATTCCGCTTGGCATAATCTTCGGGATCATTGCAATGATCGGCTGGGGAGTAGCTGATTTTTTTGCTGCAAAAGCCGTCAGAAAAACTGGCGTGCTTAAAACATTTCTTTGGAGCCAGATAATCGGCTTAATTTTATTTTTTATAATATTCTCTTTATTTTTTAAATTGCCGCTGCTGTCATTCAATACAATCGGCATAATCTCAATTGCCGGTTTTCTTGGTGTCATTTCATGGCTGGCTTTTTATAAAGGAATGCAGATAGGAAAAGTTTCAATTGTCAGCCCGATTGCTGCTTGTTGGGCGGTTGTTACAGTAATCTTGAGCCTGATTTTTCTTAATGAAAAGTTAACCATGCTTCAGGCTGTTGGTGTTGGTTTGGCTATTTTAGGCGCTGTCATGGCATCTTTCAAGCTGCACGATCTATTGAAATTAAGGCTGAAAAATATTGCAATAGGCGTAGAATATGCTATAATTGCATTGTTGGGATGGGGTGTATATTTTGTTCTTATTGGTTTTTTAGCAGCTGAATTAAAATGGTTCCTGCCAATATTTCTTATAAAAACAGCTACGGTTTTTTATTTATTCATATACTCCGGCGTAGCAAAGAAAAATATATCCTTCCCAAAAAATGCTGCATCATTCATACTCTTAATTGGCATTTTGGAATTTGCTGCCTTCTTATCCTATGGACTTGGCATTAGTTATGAATACACTGCCGTAGTCGCCCCAATCGGCGCAGCTTTCCCGATGGTTACTGTGATCCTGGCCAGGATATTTTTTAAAGAAACTTTGGAATTAAATCAGAAGATAGGCATTGTTTCCGTCTTGGCTGGCTTGGTTTTATTATCTATATAAAAATTACATCTCCCTGATGTTTTGAATTAATTTATTTATTACTTCTTTTGCATCACCATACACCATTACTGTGTTGGGATACCCAAAAAGCTCATTGCTGATCCCGGAAAAGCCCGCTCCTCCGGCGCTTCTTTTAATAACCATTACGGTCTTTGCTTCATACGCCTTTAGAATCGGCATGCCGTAAATTGGGCTTCCCTTGTTTTGGGTTGCTGCTGGGTTGACAATATCATTTGCTCCAACAATAAGCGCAACATCTGTATGCTTGAATTCGTGGTTTATATGGTCCATTTCCTTTAATTTATCATAAGGCACATCTGCCTCTGCAAGCAGAACATTCATGTGGCCGGGCATTCTGCCTGCAACAGGGTGGATTGCAAAATCAACTTTCACTCCCTTTTTTTCCAGAGTATCCATAAGATCGTAAACTGCATGCTGCGCTTGCGCCACCGCCATTCCATAGCCGGGGACAATGATCAGCGAATGCGCGTAAGCAAGTATAGGCGCAGCTTCCTCAACATCCATTGACTTAATATTTTTTTCAGCAGAGTCCTTGCTCACCGTAGATTTTGCAGCGCTTCCAAATCCTCCGAACAAGACATTTGCAAAAGAGCGGTTCATTGCCTTGCACATCAATATTGCAAGAATAAGGCCGGAAGAGCCATCTAATGCGCCAGCCACAATAAGCACTTTGTTGTTAAGTACAAATCCCAGGCCAGCTGCAGACAATCCTGCAAATGAATTTAAGATTGCAATTACTGTCGGCATATCTGCTCCGCCTATTGCCATGACAAGAAGAACGCCAAATACAAGGGCAAGAGCAGCCATTATGAGAAACATCAATGTATTCGCAGGGTTAAACAGCAAATAAGCGCCGGCAGCAATGGCGCTGATAAAAACAACTGCGCTTATTATTCTTCTTCCGGGATAAATAAAAGGCCTTCCTGAAATAAGCCCCTGTAATTTTGCAAATGCTATAATGCTTCCTGTAAATGTCAGATATCCCAAAATAACCTCTGCTGCAAGAATGATCATTGTAAATGTATCGATTTTTGGCGTATACTGAAAATATTCAGCAGTTCCAACTAATGCAGCAGCAAGCGCGCCAAATGCATGGGAGATTGCTGTTCTTTGCGGGACAGCAGTCATCGGCATTTTTAATGCCATGGCCGCTCCTGCAACTCCGCCGATTACAACAGCAATAATGACAATGTCATATCTTTGCAAGCCAGCCGCCATGATTGTTGCTATAATCGCCAATATCATGCCGCTGGCTCCGGCAAAATTCCCTCTTCTTGATGTTTTCACTTCACTCATCCATCTGAGGGAGAGTATGAACAGCACAGCTGAAACAACATAGATAAGCTCAGCAAGGATCATTTTTTCCTCTCCTGCTTGAACATCTTCAGGATTCTTTCTGTAATCATAAATCCGCCTATGGCGTTTGTTGCAGCGCAGGCAATGGCAGCAGCAGCCAGCGCAACAATTAAAATATTATTTGCATGAGCCATGACAATAAGTGCAGCAACAATGACGACAGAAGATATGGCATTAGTCAATGACATAAGAGGAGTGTGCAATAATCTTGAAACATGCCTTATCAGCTCCAATCCAAGCAGCGATGAGATCAGGAAAATCAATAAATTAATTATTATATCTGAAGAGGTTGCTTCTATCATGCTGCACCGCCTTTCTGTAATTCTTTCGCAGCAGTCTCATTTATTATCCTGCCTTCATGAGTTACCAATGAGCCTGCAATAATTTCATCAGTAAGATCAATATGCAATTTTCCTGCTTTAATAATAGTTGACAATAAAGCAAAAATATTTTTTGCATACATCTGCGTTGAATGGACAGGAACAGTTGCCGGGATATTTTTCACTCCAATGATCTTAACTCCGTGCTTTACAGCAATTTCACCTGGCTCTGTCAAAGCGCAGTTTCCTCCCTGGACAGCAGCCATATCAACAATAACCGAGCCAGCTTTCATTGATTTCACCATTTCTTCTGTCACAAGAATCGGAGCTTTTTTTCCAGGAACCAGTGCAGTGCATATTACAATATCTGCATTTGCAACCCTCTTGCTGACTTCTTCAGCCTGCCTTTTTAGGAATTCCGGCGATGCAGCTTTGGCATATCCTCCCTTATCTTCTGCATCCTTGTCAAATTTAACTTCAATGAATTTTGCCCCTAAGCTTTCAACCTGCTCTTTGACAGAAGGCCTTACATCAGAAGCTTCCACTAAAGCGCCAAGCCTCTTTGCAGTTGCAATTGCCTGCAATCCTGCAACACCTGCTCCAAGAATAACAACCTTTGCTGGATGCAATGTGCCTGCAGCAGTCATCATCAAAGGAAATATTTTTCCTAATTCATTAGCTGCCATAATGACTGCTTTGTAACCGCCAATATTTGCCTGCGATGTCAGTGCATCCATTTTTTGCGCCCTTGAAATGCGCGGAATCAGATTCATCGAGAAACACGTTATTTTCTTGTCAGCCATTGTTTTTATTATGTCCAATGACGATGAAACATCCATGAATGACAGCCAGCAGGCATTTTCTTTCATATGATGATGTAATGGCGGATTTACTGCAAGGATTATATCTGCAGAAGAATAAAGCTTGTCATGGCCGATAACTGCGCCTGCTTTTTTATATTCTTCGTCTGAGAAGGATGATCTCTCGCCTGCGCCAGCCTCAACATGGACTTCAAGGCCGTGCTCGATCATAGCTTTAACAGTTTCAGGTGTAGCTGCTGCTCTTGTTTCCCCTTCCCCCACATCTTTAATTATAAAGACGATCAGTTTTGGATCTTCTGCCATTGAACAGGAGCAGGGGAACAGAGCTGATTAAAATAGTTTTCTAATTTCATAGATCAGTATCCTAACTCCAAAAAAGTTGCGGAAGAAAAAAAGAAATATAAACCTTGTTTATGGAGTCTTGGTTAGTTATATTTCCGCGTCAGTATATCTCTGAATTACTGGTCTCGTACTCTTAGTTAGTTCCATTGCCAAGTCGCTAAGCTCTTTGTCGTCTAGGGGCTTTTTTAAATGGATTTCTGTTGGGCCTCCTCTGCGCCCGGGTCTAATCTCTATCTTACTAGTTGGTAAATTAAAACAGCCTTTTTTTAAGAGATCTGTTTGAAACTCACCGCCATCTCTATGACTTAACATATAATCTACAAGTTCATTTTTAGACTTGAATACGTTCGATGTTGAGCCCAAGGCTGCAAACTCTGGTGGGTCGGAATACCCATAACCGACCTTTTGTATGCATTCATGTCCACCATAATACACTTCAGTTTTCCACACATATATATTGTCCATTTTCATTACCTCCTTGTTCATTTATTTTATTTACTAATAAGTGATAATACTGACAACTATATTAATCTTTATCCTCCCAAAAGAGACTATAATAGAAAGATTTAAAAAGAATGAGAACAATCATAAAATAATGGATGTTGCAATCTTAGAAGATTTGGGATTAACTCAGGCGGAAATCAAAGTCTATGTGGCTCTTTTGGAGTTAGGCAGCTCTACTGCCGGCCCAATCCTGGAGAAATCAAATTTACAGAATTCTGTAGTTCACAGAGCCCTGAACTCTCTCATAGAGAAAGGCCTGATCAGTTTCATATTAGAGGGAAAAAGAAGGATTTACCAGGCCACAGACCCTGAAAACTTTTTTAATTTCATTGATGACAAAAAGAAAAGGTTCGGGGAGCTTTTGCCCGAACTGAAAGAAAAACAAAAACTGGCTAAAAAAGAAGAGGGCGCATCAATTTTTAGGGGAAAAAGGGGAATTAATGAGCTTTATAATGTCTTACTAAATTCCGGGGGAAAGGAATACAATACCTTCGGCGGCGGAACAAGAGTCACCCATGATGTTATGGGTGAAACATGGTGGAAAAACCTTCATGTTAAAAGACTAGAAAAAAAGATTAAGTGCAGGCAGGTATTTGATGAAACAATCAGAACATTCGGAGAGGAATTAAACAAAAAACCATTAACCAGCATCCGTTTTTTATCAGAAAAATTCGAGCAGCTTCAGGAAACAGTCATTATTGGAAATTATGTTGGAATTGCTATTTTTACAGAACGCCCTTACGGAATATTGATTAAAGACAAAACTGTTGCAGATGGCTACAGAAAACAGTTTGAGATCCTTTGGAAAACAGCAATCTCCTAGATGTGAAAATTCATTCATAATTATTCGCCATTTTTGTCCTCAGAAAGCAATTTCTCCATCTCTCTTGTAAACTCTTTTGCTCTCTGCAATGAGGTCTTGGCTTTTGACTGCTTTTCAACTTCTATTGTCTTATATTGTATCAGGCTTCTCTTGTTTCTTTCAAACTCAAATGATTCTATTAAAGCATCTGCTTTCAATCCTGCAAGATTCAGTGCTTCTTCTTTTGTTTCCTCGTATTCTTCAATTAAAGATTCTTTCAGTTTTCCCTTAACATAAACAATTATTGCGTCCGAAGTTACTTTATGGACAATTTTTTCTCCCACCTTGTAGCCAAGTTTAAAAAGTACAGCATTTGCATAATAATACATTGCGTAATATGAGCAGACTATTACCCATAATTCCGAAATATTCCTTTGGCTGATTTCTTCTGCCACTCTCAGGCTCTCCTTTGCATTCCTTAAAAGAATGTTTATCACTTGTTTGTCCATAACCGCTTTTTTTAGCAGCCCATCTCTCAAGTAAGATTTTACATTGCTTTCAGCTTCCTTTATTCTTTTATCTGTTAACATTTTCCATCACCCTGTAATATTCCTCTATTCCGATTAATATAATATTGTTTTTAATAGCTTCGCTTACAGCTGTAAACTCCTTGCTTTTTGCCATATGGATAAAATCTTTGAAACTCACATGGGTTAAATGTATTTTGTCAGGCAATAGCGAAAGAGTGGCTTCTATTTCTTTGCCATCTCCGCCAATAGCCAAAATATCAATATCCGAATGTTTGTTTGCAGTTCCTTTTGCATGAGAGCCAAAAAGCAAAGCTATAAACAAAAAGTTTAGCTCTGCCAGCCTGTTGTGGAGCACCAGAAAATCCTTGTTCTTAAACAGGGCCATTCTTCTCAGGTATTCTGCATCGTAAACTTTGTTGCTGAATCTATTTGTGAATTCACAAATCTTTGAATTGCCTATCTTAGTGACTTTAAGCAGGCCTTCTTTCTCAAGCATTGCTACCTTCTCATATGCGATTCTGTAATTGATTTTTAGGGCTTCAGCTATCTTTTTTATGGTAAATCGCTCTTCTTTCCTGCAAAGCAGGAGCTTCAATATATCTATATCGCCGTTCATAACTATTACCTATTGTAATAATACTATTACTTACGGTAATATTTAAACTTTTCGATTATAAAGTTCAGGCAATTTTCAACTATTGACGTGGCGGCTTTGATCTTTTATTTTTTTCAAATACTCTCCCCTCAGGATCAATGCCTGCATTGCCTTTGCTGATTTGCTCAGATCGTTGTAATCCGGGATCTTGTGCGTTTTAAGCAGTTCTATGCTCTCCCTGCTGAACTTCCCCCCCATGTAAGTGCACACAATTGGCTTTGAAGGGAATTTTTTATTTGCTTCAATGACAATCTTTGCGTCTTCAATGGAATCAGTCATTGCCTGCAGCGTCTGTATCACGATAAGGCTGTGTATGTACTCTTCGCCAAGCAAAGTATTGATCGCAGCTTCATACCTTTCAGGCAGGGCATCTCCAATAATGTCAAGCGGATTCCTTCTTGAATATGCAGGATGCATCTTTCCGCTTTTATCCAATTTATTTATCGTACTTTGCTTCAGCTCAACAACATTCACTCCATACTCAGAGCATTTGTCTGCGCATAAAACTCCGCATCCGCCGCCATTGGTAACAATCGCAACTGCATTCTCCCGGCATGGCTGCTGCTCAGCCAATGCTTTTGCAATATCAAATAATTCTTCAACTGTATCTGCAATTATTAACCCGGATTGCCTGAATGCAGCCTCATATACTTCATAGCTTCCTGCCAATGATCCAGTATGAGATGAAACAGCGCTTTTTCCAGTCTGCGTTTTTCCGGCTTTCAGAACAACTACTGGCTTTATTCTGCTGACTTTTTTTGCAATCTCCATAAATCTTCTTCCGTCATCTATCCCCTCGATATAAAGCGCAATTGCATTTGTTTCATCATCATTGCCAAGCCATTCTAAAAAATCATAAACATCAAGATCTGCCCCGTTGCCATAACTGATTACAGCACTAAAACCATACCTTTCTTCAATCGCCCAGTCAATAATAGAATCAGCAAGCGCGCCCGACTGGCTGATAAATGCAACATTTCCTTGAGGCGGTGTTGAAGGGGCAAAGCTTGCATTCATTGAAGCAGCAGGCCTTATTATGCCGAGGCAGTTTGGCCCAACCAATGGAATTTTTGCAGCTTTGGCTAGTTTAACAACTTCGTCTTGTAATTTTTTACCCTCCTCCCCCAACTCTGCAAATCCTGCTGAGATTATAATGGCGCCCTTGACTTTTTTCTTTGCGCACTCTTTCATTATTGCAGGAACGATCTTTGCAGGCAAGGCAATAACAGCAAGATCAATTTCATCAGCAACATCTCCAAGTTTAGCATAGCACTTTATTCCAAGAATCTCGTCTGCATTCGGGTTTATTGGATAAATGCTGCCTTTAAACGGCTTGCAGTACTTGCATTTGAAAACACAGCCAACTGTAAGATTCCTTAAAATAGCGTGCCCGACAGATTTCTCATCCCTTGATGCGCCGATTATTGCAATCGATCTCGGATTAAATATAGCATCAAGTTTTTTTATTTTATTTTTCACCATTTTTATTTCCCGGCAATAAACCTTGCATCAACAATCTTTGCAGTTTTTTTATTCACAATCACAGGATTGAAATCAAGCTCCACGATATTCTTCTCTTTAATCGCTAATTTTGATAATTTTAAGATGATGTCAGCAATTGCATTAATATTCGCCTTTTCCGATCCTCTTGCTCCTTTCAGCACTTCATAGCCCTTTATCTCTTTGATCATCTCCATTGCCTCATTCTTATCAATCGGCGCAATCCTGAAAGAAACATCCTTCATTATCTCAACAAAAATCCCGCCCAGGCCGAACATAAGCACAGGCCCGAACTGGGCATCGCGCTTCATTCCGATGATCACAGCAGTTCCGCGCTCCATCTTCTGCACAACAACCCCGTTTATTTTCGCATTTTTAATATTTTTAATTATTTTGCAGTATGCAGTTTCAATTTCTTCCTTTGACTTTAAATCCACAATAACTCCGCCGACATCGCTTTTATGAATAATGTCAGGAGAATCTATTTTTAAAACAACAGGATATCTCATCTTATCCGCTATTTTGCACACTTCAGATTCAGATTTTGCTAATTCTGATGATGGAAAAGGCAGTTTATATTTTCTCAAAATCTTTTTTGCATCTATAAAACCAAGATTCCTCATCATGCACTATTTTTTATTGCAGCATATTTAAACATTATGGAAAAGAACTGTTTCCACTCCAGAGTCGTATGGCTCCTTTTATACAGGCATATAGTATCAAAAAATGATTAAAAAAAGTAACATATAAATAGTAGTACCATTATGATATCTTATTATAGAGTGATTTTTTTCACGGAGGGGTGTAAAAATGATTGTAAAAGAAGAATTTTTAAGCAAACTCAGGAGATATTTTTCTCTAAATTTGTATGAAGTGAAGATCTGGACAGCTTTGCTGTCGAGAGGCGTATCAACAGCAGGAGAGCTTTCTGATATTGGAAATGTTCCAAGAAGCAGAAGCTATGATGTATTGGAAAGCTTGGAAAAGAAAGGATTTGTCATAATGAAGCTTGGCAAGCCAATAAAGTACATTGCAGTTCCTCCTTCTGAAGTTATTGAAAGAGTAAAGAAGAACATGAGAGAAGATGCCGATGATAAAGTAAAAAGATTGGAAGAGCTTAAGGGAACAGAGGTGATAGGCGAGCTTAACACCTTGCATAAAGAAGGCATTGAATTAGTTGAGCCGAGTGATCTTTCAGGCAGCCTGAGAGGAAGGCACAATCTGTACAACCACATCGAGCTGACAATAAGGAATGCTGAAGAAAGCGTTACAATAATGACGACAACACAAGGGCTGATAAGAAAAATTGAAGGATTAAAGCCTACATTTGAAAAACTAAAGAAAAGAGGCGTCAAAATAAGAATAGCCGCTCCGATTACAAAAGAAGCCGCAGCTGCTGTAAAAGACATTTCAAGCGTGGCAGAGATAAGGAATACGAACAGCAAGGCAAGGTTCATAATTGTCGACGGAAAAGAGCTGATCTTTATGGTGCTTGATGACAAAGACGTCCATCCAACCTATGATGTTGGAATCTGGATCAATTCACCTTTCTTTGCAGGAGCATTAGAAGAGTTGTTCGAGCTTGCATGGAAAGAAATGAAGCCTGCTGAAAAACTCATCAAGGCATAAATTCATTTTTATTTCTTTTTTCAATTCTTTTTGACAATGTAAAATTTCGACATTTTTATATATCAAACCATCTAACCCATTATAGTTGAAAATGGACTTAAAAAAGCTAATTAACACTTTGCATCCTCTAGAAAGGAGAGTTCTGCCTTTTTTAGATAAATATAGCTATCTAAATGACTTAGTTAACATAACTGGGCTTAAAGAAGTCGAAGTAATGCGCGCATTGCAATGGTTACAGAACAAAAACATAATAAAACTCTCAGAAGAGTCAAAAGAAGTGATAAATATCGATGAAAATGGCAGAAAATACATTAAAGAAGGATTACCAGAGATTAAATTACTAAAATCGCTTAAAAAATCAGATTTAACATTAAATCAGGCAAAAGATAGAGCAAATTTGAGTAAAGACGAATTAAACATCTGTTTGGGCGTTTTAAGGAAGAAAGCAGCCATTTTTATCACAAAAGACAAGGACATTATAATAAAGCTTATGGATCAAGGAAGGAAAATTCTTGATAATGGCAGCCTGGAAGAAATTTTCTTAAAAAACCAATTTCCCATCGAGCTTAAACTTTTAAAAGAAGAAGAGAGATTTGCTTTTGAAGAGCTTAAATCAAGAAGGAAAATATTAAAATTGGATCTTGTAAAAATTAAAAGAGCAGAGCTTACTGATACAGGCAAAAAAATTCTTGAAGCAGGGATTGATGTAGGAAATATACTTGACAGGCTAACCTCAGCAATGCTTAGAGACAGCTCTTGGAAAGAAAAGGAATTCAGAAGATATGACATCAAGATAAATGTTCCCTCTGTTTTCGGCGGAAGAAAGCAGCATTACAGAAGATTCCTGGATGAAGTGCGGCAGAAATTTCTTGCGCTAGGATTTACAGAGATGTTCGGCCCCATAGTTGAAACAAATTTCTGGGACATGGATGCATTATTTATGCCGCAGTTCCACTCAGCCCGCGACATCCATTCCGCTTACCATATAAAAGATCCGAAATTTGCAAAGGATCTTCCAAAAGACCTTGTTGATAAAGTTAAGAAAGCGCATGAAAATGGATTTGGAACCGGAAGCAAAGGCTGGCAGTATGAGTTTGATGTTAAATTAACAGCGCAGCATTTGCTTAGAACCCAGGGAACAGCTTTAAGCGCAAGAATGCTTGCTTCAGACCAGTTAAAAATTCCTGGAAAATATTTTGCAATTGCCCGCTGTTTTCGCCCTGATGTTGTTGATGCAACGCATTTGGCGGATTTTAACCAGGTTGAGGGCATC from Candidatus Woesearchaeota archaeon encodes the following:
- a CDS encoding CoA-binding protein; its protein translation is MVKNKIKKLDAIFNPRSIAIIGASRDEKSVGHAILRNLTVGCVFKCKYCKPFKGSIYPINPNADEILGIKCYAKLGDVADEIDLAVIALPAKIVPAIMKECAKKKVKGAIIISAGFAELGEEGKKLQDEVVKLAKAAKIPLVGPNCLGIIRPAASMNASFAPSTPPQGNVAFISQSGALADSIIDWAIEERYGFSAVISYGNGADLDVYDFLEWLGNDDETNAIALYIEGIDDGRRFMEIAKKVSRIKPVVVLKAGKTQTGKSAVSSHTGSLAGSYEVYEAAFRQSGLIIADTVEELFDIAKALAEQQPCRENAVAIVTNGGGCGVLCADKCSEYGVNVVELKQSTINKLDKSGKMHPAYSRRNPLDIIGDALPERYEAAINTLLGEEYIHSLIVIQTLQAMTDSIEDAKIVIEANKKFPSKPIVCTYMGGKFSRESIELLKTHKIPDYNDLSKSAKAMQALILRGEYLKKIKDQSRHVNS
- a CDS encoding acetate--CoA ligase family protein, producing MMRNLGFIDAKKILRKYKLPFPSSELAKSESEVCKIADKMRYPVVLKIDSPDIIHKSDVGGVIVDLKSKEEIETAYCKIIKNIKNAKINGVVVQKMERGTAVIIGMKRDAQFGPVLMFGLGGIFVEIMKDVSFRIAPIDKNEAMEMIKEIKGYEVLKGARGSEKANINAIADIILKLSKLAIKEKNIVELDFNPVIVNKKTAKIVDARFIAGK
- a CDS encoding helix-turn-helix domain-containing protein, with translation MIVKEEFLSKLRRYFSLNLYEVKIWTALLSRGVSTAGELSDIGNVPRSRSYDVLESLEKKGFVIMKLGKPIKYIAVPPSEVIERVKKNMREDADDKVKRLEELKGTEVIGELNTLHKEGIELVEPSDLSGSLRGRHNLYNHIELTIRNAEESVTIMTTTQGLIRKIEGLKPTFEKLKKRGVKIRIAAPITKEAAAAVKDISSVAEIRNTNSKARFIIVDGKELIFMVLDDKDVHPTYDVGIWINSPFFAGALEELFELAWKEMKPAEKLIKA
- a CDS encoding phenylalanine--tRNA ligase subunit alpha produces the protein MDLKKLINTLHPLERRVLPFLDKYSYLNDLVNITGLKEVEVMRALQWLQNKNIIKLSEESKEVINIDENGRKYIKEGLPEIKLLKSLKKSDLTLNQAKDRANLSKDELNICLGVLRKKAAIFITKDKDIIIKLMDQGRKILDNGSLEEIFLKNQFPIELKLLKEEERFAFEELKSRRKILKLDLVKIKRAELTDTGKKILEAGIDVGNILDRLTSAMLRDSSWKEKEFRRYDIKINVPSVFGGRKQHYRRFLDEVRQKFLALGFTEMFGPIVETNFWDMDALFMPQFHSARDIHSAYHIKDPKFAKDLPKDLVDKVKKAHENGFGTGSKGWQYEFDVKLTAQHLLRTQGTALSARMLASDQLKIPGKYFAIARCFRPDVVDATHLADFNQVEGIIAEEGLNMRHLFGLLKLFAKEFANTTEIKITPAYFPFTEPSATLYAKHPEMGWIELGGSGIFRPEMTKPLGINVPVLAWGIGIDRLAMFKLGIKDIRELFSHDLGFLKKEKMV